In Streptomyces pluripotens, the genomic window GCGCATGAGGGTGAACGGTACCTTCGTGCGCGGTCGCAAACCGGAGGGACTACTTCTCCCCCGACTCCACCCTCTTCTTCAGACCCGCCAGAGCCCGGTCGATGATGACCTTCTCGGCCTTGCGCTTGATCATGCCGAGCATGGGGATCTTGACGTCGACCGTGAGCCGGTAGGTGACCTCGGTGGCGCCGGCGTCGGCAGGCTTCAGCAGGTAGGAGCCGTCCAGGGAACGGAGCATCTGGGACTTCACCAGGGTCCAGGAGACCTCGTGGTCACCGGTCCAGGTGTAGGCGAGGGTCTGGTCGTCCTTGATGGCACCGGCGTCCATGACCAGGCGGACCTGCTCGGCGCGGCCCCGCTCATCGGCGGCGAGGACCTCTGCCTCCTTCACCTCGCCGGTCCAGTCCGGGTAGCGCGCGAAGTCGGCGATCACCGCCATGACGTCGGCCGGAGCCGCCTCGATCGTGATGCTCGAACTGGTGTGTTCCGCCATCGCCGTGGCTCCTCCAGATGCGCGCCGTATGGAGAGGTCTGTGTGCGCCGGGCTGCGCACGGGTGTGCAGCGTGAAGGCTACCGTGCCGCCGACCAGGTGCCTTCACCCCCGTGTCCGCTTCGTGGCACACCGGTCACCATTCGAGCACCCAGGGCCGCCCGGTTCCCGCGAAGTGACCCACGTTCACGCACTCGGTCGCACCGATACGCATGCGGCGCGCCAGCGGTTGGTGCACGTGCCCGAACAGCGCGTAGCGCGGTCTGGTACGACGGATGGCGTCCAGCAGGGCGCGACTGCCACGCTCGAAGCGGCGCGCCACGGTGTCGTAGACCAGTTCGGGCACCTCTGGCGGGATGTGGGTGCACAGCACATCGACCTCGCCGACCGCTTCGATCTTGGCGGCGTACTCCTCGTCGCTGATCTCGTACGGCGTGCGCATCGGGGTGCGCAGCCCCCCGCCGATGAAACCGAAGACCCGGCCTCCGATCTCCACCCGCTGGCCGTCGAGGACGGTGGTGCCGGTCCGGGCGTATTCCCGCCACAGGGTCGGCATGTCGACATTGCCGTAGGTGGCGTACGTCGGGGTGGGGAACGCGGCGAACAGCTCGGCGTACTGCTTGCGCACCGCCTTCTCGATGGCCGCGGCCCGATCGGCGCCGATGCCGGCCCACAACCGGTTGCCGAACTCACGGGCCTCCGCGTAGCGGCGGGCGGTGCGCAGTTCGACGATGCGGTCGGCGTTCTCCCTGCCGAACAGGTCGGGGAAGATGCCGCGCGAGTGATCGCCGTAGTCGAGGAAGAGCACCAGATCGCCCAGGCAGATCAGGGCGTCGGCACCCTCACCGGCGCGGGCCAGGTCCCGGGCGTTGCCGTGCACGTCGCTGACCACGTGGACGCGCGTCCTGCGGCCCGCGGAGGGTGTGGGTGCCATGACGATCAAGGGTAGGCCCGTGCGGTGCGCGTGAACAGTGCCGGTCCGGCCTGCGGTTACTCGCCGGTCGGTTCGGCCGTGGACTACTGTGCGCGAAAGGAACGCCAAACCGTGTGACGCAGCGAACATCTCGTCGGGACCCCCTGTCGTAGAAGCCATACCGACGGGTAACGTCCGGGCAGTCCAGTCGTGCTCTGGATTTCAGCCACCGAAGACCCGAGCACTTGCCCGAGCCTTGGACCGCACCGTCGCATCACACAATGTCGTGGCGCCGGCGCCCTATGAGGAGCAGCAGTCTTGCGCGAGTTCAGCCTTCCGGCTTTGTACGAGGTCCCTGCGGACGGCAACCTGACCGACATCGTCCGTAGAAACGCCGCGCAGTACCCAGACGTCGCCGTCATCGCCCGCAAGGCGGACGGTGGCTGGCAGGACGTGACGGCCCGGGAGTTCCTGGCCGAGGTCCGCACCGCTGCAAAGGGCCTCATCGCCGCAGGAGTGCAGCCGGGTGACCGGGTTGGTCTGATGTCCCGGACCCGCTACGAGTGGACGCTGCTGGACTTCGCGATCTGGAGCGCGGGCGCGGTCACCGTACCGGTGTACGAGACCAGCTCGCCGGAGCAGGTGCAGTGGATCCTGTCCGACTCGGGTGCGACCGCGTGCATCGTGGAACTGGACAACCACGCCGCCGCGGTGGAGTCGGTGCGCGAGTCGCTGCCCGCCCTGAAGAACGTCTGGCAGATCGAGGCCGGGGGCGTGGCGGAGCTGGGCCGCCTGGGTCAGGATGTGTCGGACGAGACGGTCGAGGAGCGCAGCTCGCTCGCCAAGGCCGATGACCCAGCGACCATCGTCTACACGAGCGGTACGACCGGCCGCCCCAAGGGCTGCGTCCTCACCCACCGCAGCTTCTTCGCCGAGTGCGGGAACGTCGTGGAACGGCTGCGCCCGCTGTTCCGCACCGGCGAGTGCTCGGTGCTGCTCTTCCTGCCGCTCGCGCACGTCTTCGGGCGACTGGTGCAGATCGCGCCGATGATGGCGCCGATCAAGCTGGGCTGCGTCCCGGACATCAAGAACCTCACCGGCGAACTGGCAGCCTTCCGGCCGACGCTCATCCTCGGTGTCCCGCGCGTGTTCGAGAAGGTCTACAACTCCGCCCGGGCCAAGGCGCAGGCGGAGGGCAAGGGCGCGATCTTCGACCGGGCGGCGGACACCGCCATCGCCTACAGCAAGGCGCTGGGCAGCCCGTCAGGACCGTCGTTCGGACTCAAACTCAAGCACAAGGTCTTCGACAAGCTGGTCTACGGCAAACTGCGCGCGGTCCTGGGCGGCCGGGGCGAGTACGCCATCTCCGGCGGCGCACCGCTCGGCGAGCGGCTCGGCCACTTCTTCCGCGGCATCGGCTTCACGGTGCTGGAGGGCTACGGCCTGACGGAGTCCTGTGCGGCGACCGCGTTCAACCCGTGGGACCGGCAGAAGATCGGCACGGTCGGCCAGCCGCTGCCGGGCTCGGTGGTGCGGATCGCGGACGACGGCGAGGTGCTGCTGCACGGCGAGCACCTGTTCAAGGAGTACTGGAACAACCCGGGCGCGACCGCGGAGGCGCTGGCGGACGGCTGGTTCCACACCGGTGACATCGGCACCCTCGACGAGGACGGCTACCTGCGGATCACCGGCCGCAAGAAGGAGATCATCGTCACCGCGGGCGGCAAGAACGTGGCCCCGGCCGTGATCGAGGACCGCATCCGGGCACACGCGCTGGTCGCGGAGTGCATGGTGGTCGGTGACGGACGGCCGTTCGTGGGCGCGCTGGTCACCATCGACGAGGAGTTCCTGAGCCGGTGGGCCGCGGAGCACGGCAAGCCGGCGGGTTCCACCGCGGCGTCGCTGCGCGAGGACCCGGATCTGCTCGCGGCGATCCAGGCGGCGGTCGACGACGGCAACGCCGCGGTGTCGAAGGCGGAATCGGTGCGGAAGTTCCGCATTCTGCCCTCCCAGTTCACGGAGGAGTCGGGCCACCTCACCCCGTCGTTGAAGCTCAAGCGGAATGTGGTGGCGAAGGACTTCGCGGACGAGATCGAGGCGATCTACGCCAAGTAGCCGGCGCGTTCGCTCAGGACCGGATGTCCTCGGCGAGGACCCGCGCCAGGGTGCGTTCGGCCAGCGCGGTGATGGTGACGAAGGGGTTCACCCCGATCGAGCCGGGCACGAGCGAGCCGTCGGTGACGTACAGGTTCGGGTACCCCCTCACGCGGCCGTAGTCGTCGGTCGCCTCGCCCAGCACACAGCCGCCGAGCGGGTGGTACGTGAAGTTGTCCGCGAAGACCTTGCTGGTCGAACCGAAGAGGTCGTACCGGTAGATGGTCAGGTTGGCCGCGTTCACGCGGTCGAAGAGTTTCTTGGCCATGCCCGCCGAGACCGCGCTCTGGGCGGTGGTCCAGCCGAGCTTCACCGCGCCGGTCGAGGAGTCGTAGGTGAACCTCGCCCGCTGGGGGTTCTTGGTGATGGCCAGGTAGAGGCTGATCCAGTGCTCGAAGCCCATGGGCAGCGGGGCGATCTCGGCGAAGACCGGGTTGTCGGGATTGGCCCAGTCGTCGATGCCCATGACGGGCATGGTGGCCTGGTGCGCGCCGACGGTGTCCCAGATGTGGTTGGCGCGGCCGAGCATGACGTTGCCGTTGGTGCCCCAGCCCGCACCCACGCCGGCGTCGAGGTCCGGCAGCGCGCCGGTGTCCCGGGCCCGGACGAGGAGTTCGCTCGTGCCGAGGCTGCCGCCGCCGAGGAACAGGTACGTGCAGCCGTACTGCTTGGTCTCGACGACCGCTCCGGTGTTGTCGATCCGCTCGGCGGTCAGAAGGTACGAGCCGTCGGTCGCCCTGCTGACCGACGTCACCTTCTCCATCGTCTGGATCGTGACGTTGCCGGTGCCGAGAGCCGCGGCGAGGTAGGTCTTGTCCAGGCTGCGCTTGCCGTGGTTGTTGCCGTAGATGACCTCGCCCGCGAGCGCGGACTTCGTCGCCGTGCCGGCGGCCTCGCGCTGCATGTAGCCGAAGTCGTAGACGTTCGGCACGAAGGTGGTCTTCAGGCCGGCGTTGGCTGCGGCCTTCCGGGAGGTCCGGGTGAACCGGTACCACTCGGTGGACTCGAACCACGCCGGGTCGATCGAGTTCACGCCGAGCATGGCGCGGGCGCGCGGGAACCAGGTCCCGTACATCTCGTCGGCGTCCACGGTCGGGAACTGCTCGGCGAAGTAGGACTTCAGCGGGGTGACCGCCATCCCGCCGTTGACCAGGGA contains:
- a CDS encoding SRPBCC family protein, which translates into the protein MAEHTSSSITIEAAPADVMAVIADFARYPDWTGEVKEAEVLAADERGRAEQVRLVMDAGAIKDDQTLAYTWTGDHEVSWTLVKSQMLRSLDGSYLLKPADAGATEVTYRLTVDVKIPMLGMIKRKAEKVIIDRALAGLKKRVESGEK
- a CDS encoding GMC oxidoreductase, which encodes MTGKLMQRHLTRRHFVGVAALQTAATLGFTRIGLQSARAAEPDAVESAPAVVVGSGYGGAVAALRLGQAGIRTLVLEMGQLWDTAGADGKVFCSTTAPDQRSMWFRNRTEAPLATFLWLDVVNKAINPYPGVLDRVHYDQMSVYVGRGVGGGSLVNGGMAVTPLKSYFAEQFPTVDADEMYGTWFPRARAMLGVNSIDPAWFESTEWYRFTRTSRKAAANAGLKTTFVPNVYDFGYMQREAAGTATKSALAGEVIYGNNHGKRSLDKTYLAAALGTGNVTIQTMEKVTSVSRATDGSYLLTAERIDNTGAVVETKQYGCTYLFLGGGSLGTSELLVRARDTGALPDLDAGVGAGWGTNGNVMLGRANHIWDTVGAHQATMPVMGIDDWANPDNPVFAEIAPLPMGFEHWISLYLAITKNPQRARFTYDSSTGAVKLGWTTAQSAVSAGMAKKLFDRVNAANLTIYRYDLFGSTSKVFADNFTYHPLGGCVLGEATDDYGRVRGYPNLYVTDGSLVPGSIGVNPFVTITALAERTLARVLAEDIRS
- a CDS encoding metallophosphoesterase family protein, with protein sequence MAPTPSAGRRTRVHVVSDVHGNARDLARAGEGADALICLGDLVLFLDYGDHSRGIFPDLFGRENADRIVELRTARRYAEAREFGNRLWAGIGADRAAAIEKAVRKQYAELFAAFPTPTYATYGNVDMPTLWREYARTGTTVLDGQRVEIGGRVFGFIGGGLRTPMRTPYEISDEEYAAKIEAVGEVDVLCTHIPPEVPELVYDTVARRFERGSRALLDAIRRTRPRYALFGHVHQPLARRMRIGATECVNVGHFAGTGRPWVLEW
- a CDS encoding AMP-dependent synthetase/ligase; translation: MREFSLPALYEVPADGNLTDIVRRNAAQYPDVAVIARKADGGWQDVTAREFLAEVRTAAKGLIAAGVQPGDRVGLMSRTRYEWTLLDFAIWSAGAVTVPVYETSSPEQVQWILSDSGATACIVELDNHAAAVESVRESLPALKNVWQIEAGGVAELGRLGQDVSDETVEERSSLAKADDPATIVYTSGTTGRPKGCVLTHRSFFAECGNVVERLRPLFRTGECSVLLFLPLAHVFGRLVQIAPMMAPIKLGCVPDIKNLTGELAAFRPTLILGVPRVFEKVYNSARAKAQAEGKGAIFDRAADTAIAYSKALGSPSGPSFGLKLKHKVFDKLVYGKLRAVLGGRGEYAISGGAPLGERLGHFFRGIGFTVLEGYGLTESCAATAFNPWDRQKIGTVGQPLPGSVVRIADDGEVLLHGEHLFKEYWNNPGATAEALADGWFHTGDIGTLDEDGYLRITGRKKEIIVTAGGKNVAPAVIEDRIRAHALVAECMVVGDGRPFVGALVTIDEEFLSRWAAEHGKPAGSTAASLREDPDLLAAIQAAVDDGNAAVSKAESVRKFRILPSQFTEESGHLTPSLKLKRNVVAKDFADEIEAIYAK